One window of the Halobacillus litoralis genome contains the following:
- a CDS encoding VOC family protein gives MSEGLLHHVEIYVSDLEKSESFWGWFLNELGYQSYQKWNKGQSWKLGETYLVFVQTETEYLDVPYHRCRTGLNHLAFHASSRERVDEMTRMLKERGMKILYENQHPFAGGEDYYAVYFEDPDRVKVEFVAPSP, from the coding sequence TTGTCTGAGGGATTACTTCATCATGTGGAAATCTATGTTTCCGACTTAGAGAAATCTGAATCATTTTGGGGCTGGTTCTTAAATGAGTTAGGCTACCAATCTTATCAAAAATGGAATAAGGGACAAAGCTGGAAGTTAGGAGAAACTTATTTAGTATTTGTGCAAACAGAAACTGAATACTTAGACGTTCCTTACCACAGATGCAGGACTGGTTTAAATCATCTGGCTTTTCATGCTTCTTCACGTGAAAGAGTAGATGAGATGACGAGAATGCTTAAAGAGAGAGGTATGAAGATCCTATACGAAAACCAACATCCTTTTGCCGGCGGAGAGGATTATTATGCTGTCTACTTTGAAGATCCTGATAGGGTGAAAGTCGAATTCGTTGCACCATCTCCATGA
- a CDS encoding alpha/beta hydrolase family protein: protein MKNGEKEKFAGLKKVEVVDDHLGVTFPVFVMYPTRTPEKEEFIGPYSLNVAKDAKPQDDVFPLVVISHGTGGTPLVYRTLARHLVQNGFIVAMPEHPYNNIHDNQLENSVTLLESRPGNITQTIDWFKGDDLFKNNVNFDDISIIGHSMGGYTAIAATGGIPTTLPWETDNQVPEVIDLKVEERIKKVILLAPALGWFRNEGALEKLNLPILMMTGERDEITPYFHAEILLKGVGNTEKIESRTIDDAGHFSFLSPFPKEMKKSSFPPSQDPAGFDRELFHQELESDVLNFLLS from the coding sequence TTGAAAAACGGAGAAAAAGAAAAATTTGCTGGCTTAAAAAAGGTTGAAGTTGTTGATGATCATTTAGGTGTAACATTTCCTGTTTTTGTTATGTATCCAACCCGCACACCTGAAAAAGAAGAATTCATAGGACCGTATAGCTTAAATGTGGCAAAGGATGCAAAACCGCAAGATGATGTATTTCCATTGGTAGTCATCTCTCATGGTACTGGTGGAACTCCACTTGTTTATAGAACTCTTGCTCGTCATTTAGTTCAAAATGGATTTATAGTAGCGATGCCCGAACATCCTTACAACAATATCCATGACAATCAACTGGAAAACTCAGTCACCCTTTTAGAAAGCAGACCAGGCAATATCACTCAAACCATTGACTGGTTTAAAGGAGACGATCTTTTTAAAAACAATGTTAATTTTGATGATATTTCAATAATCGGACATTCAATGGGAGGTTATACCGCAATTGCGGCAACTGGTGGAATACCGACAACTCTGCCGTGGGAAACGGATAACCAAGTACCTGAAGTAATAGATCTAAAGGTGGAAGAAAGAATAAAAAAGGTGATTTTATTAGCGCCTGCTTTAGGGTGGTTCAGGAATGAGGGGGCTCTTGAAAAATTGAATTTACCAATTTTGATGATGACAGGAGAAAGAGATGAAATCACTCCTTATTTTCATGCTGAGATTTTATTGAAAGGGGTTGGAAATACTGAAAAAATTGAAAGCCGAACCATAGATGACGCTGGTCATTTCTCCTTCCTGAGTCCTTTTCCGAAAGAGATGAAAAAATCCTCATTTCCTCCTTCTCAAGACCCGGCTGGATTTGATAGAGAGCTTTTCCATCAAGAATTAGAATCTGATGTCCTGAATTTCTTATTAAGCTAA
- a CDS encoding lysozyme inhibitor LprI family protein, which translates to MKRNILIVTLTVVFVMLLAACEDSSAMSEDQSQNKNSTQNNVDDASSEESTANGSNTENTETNDDDEASTNVLTEDGDTSTDNEVSKKEEYEKKLMAAKKETEEMEAADSSTYALKKVENDRWDTWDELLNEIYGVLTEQLAAEEMDQLREEQRDWMKSRDNSALEASLEYEGGTQEHLGYVSVLANLTEKRCYELVEGYMK; encoded by the coding sequence ATGAAAAGAAATATTTTAATTGTAACGCTTACTGTAGTATTTGTTATGTTATTGGCTGCTTGTGAAGATTCAAGTGCTATGTCGGAAGACCAGTCTCAAAATAAGAACTCAACTCAAAATAATGTTGACGATGCTTCCAGTGAAGAGTCTACAGCCAATGGATCAAATACCGAGAATACGGAGACTAACGATGATGATGAGGCATCCACCAATGTGCTTACCGAAGATGGAGACACATCTACTGATAATGAGGTTAGTAAGAAAGAAGAGTATGAGAAAAAATTAATGGCTGCTAAAAAAGAAACAGAAGAAATGGAAGCAGCAGATTCATCTACATATGCCTTGAAAAAAGTAGAAAACGATCGATGGGATACTTGGGATGAGTTGTTGAATGAAATTTATGGTGTTTTAACCGAGCAACTGGCAGCTGAAGAAATGGATCAATTAAGAGAAGAACAGCGGGATTGGATGAAATCCAGAGATAACAGTGCTTTGGAAGCATCCCTGGAATATGAAGGCGGTACGCAGGAACACTTAGGATATGTGTCTGTGCTAGCAAACCTTACAGAAAAAAGATGCTATGAATTGGTGGAAGGTTATATGAAATGA
- a CDS encoding ATP-binding protein: MKRLVIITVGKTHSGKTTFARALEKELTNSVVIDQDNHAEFINTYYKNLQPEQGPNTLKHALSKLIVDYTKENTDSHMIICNSNRGLKGREYLLEELFNKDEFVRILVHFDISEDELKTRVNQSNRDINIFRGDYSDFNEVLEHQRKEAFKEDVKDPEEHEADYLFVVHNNEEVETVIKKIDHLRKG; the protein is encoded by the coding sequence ATGAAAAGGTTAGTCATAATAACTGTAGGTAAAACCCATAGCGGAAAAACTACATTTGCAAGAGCTTTAGAAAAAGAGTTGACCAATTCAGTTGTAATAGATCAAGATAACCATGCTGAATTTATTAATACATATTATAAAAACTTACAACCCGAACAAGGACCAAATACTCTTAAACATGCACTTTCTAAATTAATCGTAGACTATACTAAAGAGAACACGGATTCTCACATGATTATCTGCAATTCAAACCGAGGTCTTAAAGGTCGTGAGTATTTGCTTGAGGAGTTATTCAATAAAGATGAGTTTGTACGCATACTCGTTCATTTTGATATTTCGGAAGATGAACTGAAGACACGTGTGAATCAAAGTAATCGGGATATCAATATTTTTAGAGGGGACTATTCTGATTTTAACGAAGTACTTGAGCACCAACGAAAGGAAGCATTCAAAGAAGATGTCAAAGATCCTGAGGAGCATGAGGCAGACTATTTATTTGTGGTACATAACAATGAGGAAGTTGAAACTGTTATTAAGAAAATCGATCATCTTAGGAAGGGGTAG
- a CDS encoding GNAT family N-acetyltransferase, producing the protein MIHLQKVRTDEAAKLHNLMQFYIYEFSNYLPDIKLEDNGAYKPFDLEKYWNNNQFHAYFIKLGDELIGFALIESATFSNPNTVEEYFIITKYKGKGYGKVIAKKLFTLFPGEWEITQIENNEPAHAFWKGLIHEVSDGNFREHFKDGVYVQKFNT; encoded by the coding sequence ATGATTCATTTGCAAAAAGTGCGAACAGATGAAGCGGCTAAACTACATAATCTAATGCAATTTTATATTTATGAATTCAGTAATTATCTACCAGATATAAAGTTAGAAGACAATGGGGCTTACAAACCTTTTGATTTAGAAAAGTATTGGAATAACAATCAATTCCACGCTTATTTTATTAAGTTAGGTGATGAATTAATTGGATTCGCTCTTATAGAAAGTGCTACTTTTTCAAATCCTAATACAGTTGAGGAGTACTTTATTATTACTAAATACAAGGGGAAAGGTTATGGAAAAGTCATTGCGAAAAAATTGTTTACATTGTTTCCTGGTGAGTGGGAGATAACACAGATAGAAAATAATGAACCAGCCCATGCTTTTTGGAAAGGGCTGATCCACGAAGTAAGTGACGGTAATTTCAGAGAGCATTTTAAGGACGGAGTCTATGTCCAGAAATTTAATACCTGA
- a CDS encoding zinc-binding dehydrogenase, whose protein sequence is MKALVKTELGFGNLEIQEKQEPIVGEHQVKIEVKYAGVCGSDIHTYEGHYKVNVPVTLGHEFSGVVVDVGKGVTEFNIGDRVTSETTFYVCGECKYCQNGDYNLCNHRKGLGTQQDGGFAKYLIARKESVHLLPPHVDDRSAAMTEPLACTHHAVAKTEINEGDVVVVIGPGPIGLFTAQVAKSRGARVIIAGLSNDQIRLNKAEELGIDYAINIQEQNLKDLVHKLTDGYGADVVFECSGAVPAANQALDLLKKKGQYGQVGIFPSPEVSFDLEKIIQKEIRVVGSRSQKSADWEPSLELMNFGRVNAQSLVTHEYPITHWEDAYKAIKSGEAIKVLLTPVE, encoded by the coding sequence TTGAAAGCACTCGTTAAAACAGAGCTTGGGTTCGGAAATCTGGAAATCCAGGAAAAGCAGGAGCCGATTGTGGGCGAGCATCAAGTGAAAATAGAGGTGAAATACGCTGGGGTTTGCGGGTCGGACATTCATACTTACGAAGGACATTACAAAGTGAATGTACCTGTCACCTTAGGCCATGAATTCTCCGGTGTTGTCGTTGATGTGGGGAAGGGAGTAACGGAATTCAACATTGGTGACCGTGTAACATCTGAAACGACATTTTATGTATGTGGCGAATGTAAGTACTGCCAAAATGGTGACTATAACCTTTGTAATCACAGGAAGGGGCTTGGAACCCAGCAGGATGGTGGGTTTGCCAAATATCTGATTGCCAGGAAAGAAAGCGTCCACCTTCTTCCGCCACACGTTGATGATCGATCTGCTGCTATGACCGAGCCGCTTGCCTGCACCCATCATGCAGTGGCAAAGACAGAAATCAATGAGGGAGACGTCGTCGTTGTAATTGGTCCCGGACCGATCGGGTTATTTACAGCTCAAGTAGCAAAAAGCAGAGGAGCAAGAGTGATCATCGCCGGATTGTCCAACGATCAAATCCGACTGAACAAAGCGGAAGAATTAGGAATAGATTATGCAATTAATATTCAAGAACAAAACCTTAAAGATTTGGTTCATAAGCTGACGGATGGATACGGAGCCGATGTGGTGTTTGAATGTTCAGGCGCCGTCCCAGCAGCTAATCAAGCCTTGGATTTGTTAAAGAAAAAAGGACAATATGGCCAAGTCGGAATCTTTCCTAGCCCGGAAGTATCTTTTGACCTTGAAAAGATTATTCAAAAAGAAATCAGAGTGGTCGGAAGCCGAAGTCAAAAATCAGCCGATTGGGAACCTTCTCTCGAATTGATGAACTTTGGTCGAGTGAACGCTCAATCGCTTGTCACTCATGAGTATCCGATTACACACTGGGAAGATGCTTACAAGGCAATCAAAAGCGGGGAAGCCATTAAAGTTTTATTGACTCCTGTCGAGTAA
- a CDS encoding DUF4179 domain-containing protein encodes MGDMFKETKDHYEKNFYDDHIHNRIKKSVNEEIQKDSRKNTKVYYFAGAAVLFLSILIGASLSFPTISNVMAKFPVIGSIYESKEVDPISADIKELLESEGYRVRSISFNVLDKTYEISIPGSDIYFDEVNKKIESLVEDLFEAKGLDAYKVNVVPYTGVDKAQYPEKVTKNQKMLNEEKQIKEKLANLGHSTGLAFYLPNEKVFTVGIKTEKEILQHTHSEVKQQVSEILQSFSRDNYEVEVFRYIENTSIEKASYDTWSQFPYSVGRKSDIVNSYLEEAIGTKGQLSTALGSNRLTVYADTRKTDVDALIAELPEKIETVNFGTFNIDVRVLGGGPTNETISLKIARKLTIALAGQQDLHVKNVGASYENNNFQIYVNTSLDNKDKSKEIIVNIENQIQEFFSSKEGKDSLQHNDYKIHFKDKNGEILSP; translated from the coding sequence ATGGGCGATATGTTCAAAGAAACAAAAGATCATTATGAGAAAAATTTCTATGATGATCACATCCATAACCGAATAAAAAAATCCGTGAATGAAGAGATTCAGAAAGATAGCCGAAAGAATACAAAGGTCTATTATTTTGCTGGGGCTGCGGTACTATTTTTAAGCATTCTTATAGGAGCATCACTTTCATTTCCTACCATTTCAAATGTTATGGCAAAATTCCCTGTGATAGGATCCATATATGAATCAAAAGAGGTGGACCCTATAAGTGCTGATATAAAAGAACTTTTGGAATCTGAAGGTTATAGAGTTCGTTCAATTAGCTTTAACGTTTTAGATAAAACATATGAAATCAGCATTCCCGGGAGCGATATTTACTTTGATGAAGTAAACAAGAAAATTGAAAGCCTGGTTGAGGACCTCTTTGAGGCAAAAGGTTTGGACGCATATAAAGTGAATGTTGTTCCATATACTGGGGTTGATAAAGCGCAATATCCAGAGAAAGTTACAAAGAATCAGAAGATGTTGAATGAGGAAAAACAAATCAAAGAAAAACTTGCAAATCTAGGGCATTCAACAGGATTAGCTTTTTACCTTCCTAATGAAAAGGTGTTTACTGTCGGTATCAAAACTGAAAAAGAAATTTTACAGCATACACATTCGGAAGTGAAGCAGCAAGTTTCCGAGATTCTTCAATCGTTTAGTAGGGATAATTATGAGGTGGAAGTTTTCCGCTATATTGAGAATACATCCATTGAGAAAGCTTCCTACGATACTTGGAGCCAATTCCCATACTCAGTTGGAAGAAAAAGTGATATTGTGAATAGTTATCTAGAAGAAGCAATAGGTACTAAAGGACAATTATCAACTGCTTTGGGCTCTAATAGACTAACAGTATATGCCGACACAAGAAAAACTGATGTCGATGCTTTAATAGCTGAGCTTCCCGAAAAAATAGAAACGGTTAACTTTGGTACATTTAACATCGACGTAAGAGTACTGGGTGGGGGGCCAACAAATGAGACGATATCTCTTAAAATCGCAAGAAAACTTACGATTGCTTTAGCAGGTCAACAAGATTTGCATGTGAAAAATGTTGGGGCTTCTTATGAGAACAACAATTTTCAAATATACGTGAATACCTCGTTGGATAATAAAGATAAAAGCAAGGAAATTATAGTCAATATAGAGAATCAGATTCAAGAATTCTTTAGTTCCAAAGAAGGAAAAGATTCTCTTCAACATAATGATTACAAGATCCACTTTAAGGATAAAAATGGGGAAATACTTTCACCATGA
- a CDS encoding VOC family protein, whose translation MKVKRIVANIETQDISKAKHFYEEILGLDQKMDLGFIATYGSNEKMTTQISFLSEGGSGTPVPDLSIEVDDLDEVLIRIKDAGISIEYGPAEEPWGVRRFYVRDPFGKLVNILTHL comes from the coding sequence ATGAAGGTCAAGCGAATTGTTGCCAATATTGAGACACAGGACATTTCCAAAGCAAAGCACTTCTACGAGGAGATACTGGGACTTGATCAAAAAATGGATCTTGGATTTATTGCAACGTATGGTTCTAATGAGAAAATGACTACCCAAATCAGTTTCTTATCAGAAGGTGGCTCCGGCACACCTGTCCCTGATTTGTCCATTGAGGTTGACGATCTTGACGAGGTGCTCATCCGTATAAAAGATGCAGGAATTTCAATTGAGTATGGACCGGCTGAGGAACCGTGGGGAGTTCGGCGTTTTTACGTTAGAGATCCGTTCGGGAAGCTCGTTAATATTTTAACTCATTTATAA
- a CDS encoding VOC family protein: MVNTGVTFQIRISDYEGILWYEKLFDRKPDFIPHEDFVEWEITRDAWLQVAVGEPITGNGPLRLGVEDINSERKRLMNVLNLQIEEVKSREGVPAAWCTFEDPYGNRIGLYQDL; this comes from the coding sequence ATGGTGAATACTGGTGTCACGTTTCAAATTAGAATCTCAGATTATGAAGGAATACTTTGGTATGAAAAGCTTTTTGATAGAAAACCTGATTTTATACCACATGAGGACTTTGTAGAGTGGGAAATCACAAGAGACGCCTGGCTTCAGGTTGCTGTAGGGGAACCGATAACTGGTAACGGTCCCTTAAGATTAGGTGTTGAGGATATCAATAGTGAGAGAAAGCGGTTGATGAATGTATTGAATCTACAAATAGAAGAGGTTAAATCCAGGGAAGGGGTGCCGGCAGCTTGGTGCACGTTTGAAGATCCTTATGGGAACAGAATAGGATTATATCAAGACTTATAA
- a CDS encoding sigma-70 family RNA polymerase sigma factor has protein sequence MKEKAEEDIKDLTNEGKQSFLNELMESHSKKVYLLAYSYVKDQGTAEDIAQDVFIKCFRYMDRFRGEAAISSWLYRITVNRSKDVLRRNKLAKLKYPLNYFDKEHQSESTEQTYIKQNQRERVLQAVMTLPIKYREVLVLFYFYDQKIEDISMTLEEKENTIKTRLARGREKLKTHPMIQERMI, from the coding sequence TTGAAGGAAAAAGCCGAGGAAGACATAAAGGATCTGACAAACGAAGGAAAACAATCCTTTTTAAATGAATTAATGGAATCTCATTCCAAGAAAGTTTACTTATTAGCGTATTCTTATGTGAAAGATCAAGGAACCGCAGAAGATATCGCTCAAGACGTATTCATAAAGTGTTTTCGATATATGGACCGATTCCGGGGGGAAGCCGCTATCTCATCCTGGCTTTACAGAATTACAGTGAATCGATCTAAAGATGTTCTTAGAAGGAATAAACTTGCAAAATTAAAATATCCCCTTAATTACTTTGATAAAGAACACCAATCAGAAAGTACTGAACAGACATACATAAAACAAAATCAGAGAGAACGGGTTCTCCAAGCTGTGATGACCTTGCCAATAAAGTACCGCGAAGTACTTGTTCTTTTTTACTTTTATGATCAAAAAATCGAAGACATAAGCATGACCTTAGAAGAAAAGGAAAACACCATTAAAACTCGACTTGCCCGAGGGAGAGAAAAGCTGAAAACCCATCCTATGATTCAAGAAAGGATGATATAA
- a CDS encoding TIGR04104 family putative zinc finger protein, translating to MSKKEKDINKGRGYKVPTCRMCNSKWSWSQAMKQQMKLKSRIVCKYCGHRQYLSEKSQCKHAVLSIIIAFSLIWVFNNTAVPIVLYIIFFILGITLLSLTSPFLMELSSEKEQL from the coding sequence ATGAGTAAAAAAGAAAAAGACATAAACAAGGGGAGAGGTTATAAAGTGCCCACTTGCCGAATGTGTAACAGTAAATGGTCTTGGTCTCAGGCAATGAAGCAACAAATGAAGTTAAAGTCCAGGATTGTATGTAAGTATTGCGGCCATAGACAGTATTTATCAGAAAAATCTCAATGCAAACATGCCGTGCTTTCCATCATTATTGCATTCAGTTTAATTTGGGTTTTTAATAATACAGCTGTTCCAATCGTTTTGTATATAATTTTTTTCATTCTAGGTATAACCCTGCTTAGTTTGACCTCTCCGTTTTTAATGGAATTATCCAGTGAAAAAGAGCAACTATGA
- a CDS encoding galactitol-1-phosphate 5-dehydrogenase: protein MKTLNLYGEQDIRFEDTAVPVIQKADDVVIKVKAVGVCGSDISRYKKLGPYVEGMTFGHEFAGEVAEIGPAVEGIKVGDRVTGCPTFYCGECHSCLKGNLSQCEKLTVIGARHPGAYAEFVHLPARHVLPLPDNVDYDTAAMIEPSSVVAHGFYRTSIHPGATVAIMGCGSIGLLAIQWAKIFGAKKVIAIDIDDRKLEVADKVGADSKVNPKNGPAHQQVAEATEQLGVDLAVECAGSPITSEQILALPKKGGEVLYMGIPYAQIDMERFYFEKIVRNELKIIGSWNAISSPFPGKEWSSTLYYMSTGQLNIKPMISHRLPLEKGPDTFQKLIQHNEDYVKVLFYP, encoded by the coding sequence ATGAAAACTTTAAACCTGTATGGTGAACAGGATATTAGATTTGAAGATACAGCGGTACCAGTCATTCAAAAAGCAGACGACGTGGTGATTAAGGTGAAAGCCGTGGGTGTATGCGGATCGGATATTTCCAGATATAAAAAACTGGGGCCGTATGTAGAAGGAATGACATTTGGTCATGAGTTCGCTGGAGAAGTGGCAGAAATAGGACCAGCTGTCGAAGGCATTAAAGTAGGAGACCGCGTTACCGGCTGTCCGACCTTTTACTGTGGGGAATGCCATAGCTGTTTAAAAGGAAACTTATCACAATGTGAAAAGCTTACTGTCATAGGCGCACGCCATCCTGGTGCTTATGCTGAGTTTGTTCATTTACCTGCCAGGCATGTCCTTCCTCTTCCTGATAATGTGGACTACGATACGGCTGCAATGATTGAACCATCTTCCGTTGTCGCACACGGATTCTATCGTACGAGCATTCACCCTGGTGCGACTGTAGCCATCATGGGCTGTGGAAGTATTGGCTTATTGGCCATTCAATGGGCAAAGATTTTCGGGGCAAAAAAAGTAATTGCAATTGATATCGATGATAGAAAGCTGGAGGTTGCGGACAAAGTAGGGGCGGATAGCAAGGTCAACCCGAAAAATGGTCCAGCCCATCAGCAGGTAGCTGAAGCAACGGAGCAGCTTGGAGTCGATCTAGCCGTGGAATGTGCCGGGTCACCGATAACTTCAGAACAAATCCTTGCTCTGCCTAAAAAAGGAGGAGAAGTGCTCTACATGGGCATTCCCTATGCTCAAATTGATATGGAACGTTTTTATTTTGAAAAGATTGTCCGGAACGAATTGAAAATCATCGGCTCCTGGAATGCAATTTCCTCGCCGTTTCCTGGCAAAGAATGGAGTTCCACTCTTTATTATATGAGTACTGGACAGTTGAACATCAAGCCGATGATCTCACATCGTTTACCATTAGAGAAGGGGCCGGACACTTTTCAAAAGCTGATCCAACATAATGAGGACTATGTTAAAGTACTTTTCTACCCATAA